The Micromonas commoda chromosome 17, complete sequence genome includes the window CCGCGCTGAAATATTTGAGAGCGCAAATCCTGTCACGTGATTGGTCTATTTGGTATTAAGCGCGGTCACCACTGGTCACCGCGCTTAGACTGAAAAGCCGATGAGATGGTCACTCAGTGATTTTATATTGAGAAACTAGGTGTttaccacgaatcccgaccacAAACCCCTAAGTTAGAAGTTAGTGACCGGGTACGGCTGCACGTAGTGTTCGTGTGCTCCGTACattccgccacgagcgccgtgctggcggtcgttggtgacggtcgatccggcgaccctTTGCATGAGCGAGATGATAAGtgcgacgtgtacgagggcgaggttgcGAAGGTGGATTCGGTTTCGGAGCTCGTTCGGCGGGTCGATGGAGTCGTAGATGGCTTGCGTTCGCTCGTTGACGTTGCCCGAGGCTCGGTAGGCGGTgtgtgcggcgacgtctttgAGGAAGTTGAGGAACGGTTTGCCCATCCGTCCGTACGTGTCCATCACGAGCGGGATGAATTCCTTGTgcaccgccgaggccgccgccttgtACTTGTTGTTCTTATCAGTCTCGCGTTTCATGATGGGATCGCAGTTGGGGGCCGAGTTGCCTTGGCGGGGTCGTGGTTGGCTCGTGTGGTTGGCTGCCGAGTCCATGATGTGGGTGATGGAGACGTCTGCGAGGATTGTGATGCCGGTGTCTCGAAGGCCGTCGACTCGGATGTCTGGTCGCAGGTTGTTGGTGTTGCCGTTCCGGTTCGTGGTACCTGGTATCTCGCCGATGGGCTCGGTGAACGTAATCAGGCCGCCCAGCTTGCAGACCGCTTGAACGGCGAATTTTACCTTGTCGTGTGTCCTGGTCTGGTTGCCTCCTGCGTTGCTGGTGTGGACGCAGATTAGGTGGTTGAAAGCGTGGCGAGGTTCGAGGGCCGCGTGAGGCGGGTTGCAGCAGTACGCGAGGCGCTGGTTGTTGtgcgcgtcggtgaggcAGGGCATGGGGAGGTCGAGTTCCTGTCGAATGCGCATCTTGCAGAGGTGCGAGGCGATCTGGAGCCGCGGCTCGAAGGAGCAGACGCGGTGCCATGTCATTGCATAATACATGTCATATACAGATAATAGCATAATATTGTTGCTATTATTGTTGCTTGATTGATAGAGCTAAAAATCCAAAAATGTGGACAATGTATGGAACGAATAGACCGTCGTTCTTTATTTAACGGTGTAAAAAATGTCGACATCTATATATTAtatatataccttcgtaagtGTTATTATTATGTAGCGCTAGACCTACATATTTTCGACGATTTTTCAGCCCGTCGCAGTGCCTCGtatgtacgaaggtattttaTTGGGGAAAAAGGTGACGTTATGCTCCTCTTGCGAAAAAAGTTTTTAGCCATGGGTCGCGGTTCCGCACACAAGGTCGCGGCACCTTCGAAATGCTGAGAAGTGAAATGACCCGGTAAACCTCCGTTTCCGTTCGTGGACATCACGTCCACGTCCTAAAAATAATTTTCGGATCAAGGTATCGGGCGCTCTGAGGGCATTTGTCGC containing:
- a CDS encoding predicted protein — translated: MYYAMTWHRVCSFEPRLQIASHLCKMRIRQELDLPMPCLTDAHNNQRLAYCCNPPHAALEPRHAFNHLICVHTSNAGGNQTRTHDKVKFAVQAVCKLGGLITFTEPIGEIPGTTNRNGNTNNLRPDIRVDGLRDTGITILADVSITHIMDSAANHTSQPRPRQGNSAPNCDPIMKRETDKNNKYKAAASAVHKEFIPLVMDTYGRMGKPFLNFLKDVAAHTAYRASGNVNERTQAIYDSIDPPNELRNRIHLRNLALVHVALIISLMQRVAGSTVTNDRQHGARGGMYGAHEHYVQPYPVTNF